In a genomic window of Cyanobacterium sp. T60_A2020_053:
- the ispG gene encoding (E)-4-hydroxy-3-methylbut-2-enyl-diphosphate synthase, with product MQTIEKPSALHLFDTTIHRRQTRPVRVGNVMVGGNNPVVVQSMINEDTLDIDGSVAGIRRLHEIGCEIVRVTVPSMAHAKALAEIKEKLASTYQPVPIVADVHHNGMKIALEVAKHVDKVRINPGLYVFEKPKNDRTEYSDSEFEQIGDKIRETLEPLVISLRDQGKAMRIGVNHGSLAERMLFTYGDTPEGMVESALEFIRICESLDFRNLVISMKASRVPVMLAAYRLMAKRMDDFGMDYPLHLGVTEAGDGEYGRIKSTAGIATLLAEGIGDTIRVSLTEAPEKEIPVCYSILQALGLRKTMVEYVACPSCGRTLFNLEEVLHKVREATKHLTGLDIAVMGCIVNGPGEMADADYGYVGRQPGFISLYRGRDEIKKVPEADGVAELINLIKDDGRWVDP from the coding sequence ATGCAAACTATCGAAAAACCCAGCGCCCTCCACCTCTTTGACACCACTATTCACCGCCGTCAAACACGCCCTGTGAGAGTTGGTAACGTCATGGTGGGAGGTAATAACCCCGTGGTAGTACAATCGATGATTAATGAAGACACCCTCGATATAGATGGTTCTGTGGCAGGGATTCGCCGTCTCCATGAAATCGGTTGCGAAATTGTGCGCGTTACTGTGCCTAGTATGGCACACGCCAAAGCCTTAGCAGAAATTAAAGAAAAATTAGCCTCTACCTATCAACCTGTTCCCATTGTGGCAGATGTTCACCATAACGGCATGAAAATTGCCCTTGAGGTTGCCAAACACGTTGATAAAGTGCGCATCAATCCGGGCTTATACGTTTTTGAAAAACCGAAAAATGATCGCACGGAATACAGTGACAGCGAATTTGAGCAAATTGGCGACAAAATTAGGGAAACTCTCGAACCCTTGGTGATTTCCTTAAGGGATCAAGGAAAAGCCATGCGTATCGGCGTTAACCATGGTTCTTTGGCGGAAAGAATGCTCTTTACCTATGGTGATACCCCTGAAGGGATGGTGGAATCTGCTTTGGAATTTATCCGCATTTGTGAATCCCTCGATTTTCGTAATCTAGTCATTTCCATGAAAGCCTCAAGAGTGCCTGTCATGTTGGCTGCTTATCGTTTGATGGCGAAAAGAATGGATGATTTCGGCATGGATTACCCTTTACATTTAGGAGTAACGGAAGCAGGAGACGGGGAATACGGGCGTATTAAATCTACTGCTGGTATTGCCACCCTTTTAGCGGAAGGCATCGGCGACACCATTAGAGTTTCGCTCACAGAAGCGCCCGAAAAAGAAATCCCTGTTTGTTATAGTATTTTACAGGCTTTAGGGTTGCGTAAAACCATGGTGGAATATGTGGCTTGTCCTTCCTGTGGTCGTACTTTGTTTAATTTAGAGGAAGTTTTGCACAAGGTGCGCGAAGCTACTAAGCATTTAACGGGTTTAGATATTGCCGTGATGGGTTGTATCGTCAATGGACCGGGAGAAATGGCTGATGCTGATTATGGTTATGTGGGCAGACAACCCGGTTTTATTTCTTTGTATCGTGGGCGCGATGAAATCAAAAAAGTTCCCGAAGCTGATGGCGTGGCAGAATTGATCAATTTAATCAAGGATGACGGGCGCTGGGTTGATCCTTAG
- a CDS encoding type II toxin-antitoxin system HicB family antitoxin: MNNLFLYSFEIRPLREEEGGGYLISFPDFNECISDGETPEEAMKNGFDALQETINALESMGFPIPKPLSSKKNKDNFIQQIPENLYQRLETLAKKEKMTINSLINSLLEESLTKKETKIAS, translated from the coding sequence ATGAATAATTTATTTTTATATTCTTTTGAAATAAGACCATTAAGGGAAGAAGAAGGCGGTGGTTATTTAATTTCTTTTCCTGATTTTAATGAATGTATTTCTGACGGTGAAACTCCAGAAGAAGCAATGAAAAACGGTTTTGACGCTTTACAAGAAACTATTAATGCTTTAGAAAGTATGGGTTTTCCGATTCCTAAACCGTTGAGTAGCAAGAAAAACAAGGATAATTTTATTCAGCAAATACCTGAAAATTTATACCAACGTTTAGAAACATTAGCAAAAAAAGAGAAGATGACTATAAATAGTTTAATTAATTCGCTATTAGAAGAAAGTTTAACTAAAAAAGAAACTAAGATTGCCTCTTGA
- a CDS encoding glycosyltransferase has product MKTALVHEWLTPYATGGAELVVKEILNIISADLYALIDFESTNPNSYLYKRKIGTTFLQHLPSSARHIQQYLPFFPLAIEQLDLTGYDVIISSSHAVAKGVITTPYQVHICYCHSPMRYAWDLTFDYLRDSGKGFKSFVARYILHQLRQWDVISSHRVDYFIANSHHIAKRIGRCYGREATVIYPPVAVDDFPLQVEKEDFYITVCRLVSYKKVSLLVEAFNELGKPLLIIGDGGEYNSLKSMAKSNITFLGRVDFATMKYYLAKARCFVYGALEDFGIAIVEAQACGTPVIAYAVGGAGETVLDIREYPKNGTGVLFKEQNKESLMEAVKIFEEKKSLFNPYQCRLNAEKYSVKVFQEQFSQFYQSVLR; this is encoded by the coding sequence ATGAAAACGGCTTTAGTTCATGAATGGTTAACCCCCTATGCCACAGGGGGTGCAGAATTAGTAGTTAAGGAAATTTTAAACATTATCTCTGCTGATTTATATGCTTTGATTGACTTTGAATCCACTAATCCTAATAGCTATTTATATAAGCGAAAAATTGGCACAACATTTCTACAGCATTTGCCTTCCAGCGCCCGTCACATTCAGCAATATTTACCGTTTTTTCCTTTAGCTATTGAGCAGTTAGATTTAACAGGGTACGATGTCATTATATCTTCCTCCCATGCTGTAGCTAAGGGAGTGATTACTACTCCTTATCAAGTACATATTTGTTACTGCCATTCCCCCATGCGTTACGCTTGGGATTTAACTTTTGATTATTTACGGGATAGCGGTAAAGGCTTTAAAAGTTTTGTAGCTCGTTACATATTACATCAACTACGGCAATGGGATGTAATTTCTAGTCATCGAGTGGATTATTTCATTGCTAATTCTCACCACATCGCCAAGCGCATCGGGCGCTGTTATGGGCGTGAAGCAACGGTAATTTATCCTCCTGTGGCGGTGGATGATTTTCCTTTACAGGTGGAAAAAGAAGATTTTTACATTACAGTGTGTCGATTAGTGAGCTACAAAAAAGTTAGTTTATTAGTAGAAGCCTTTAACGAATTGGGCAAACCATTGCTAATTATCGGTGATGGTGGTGAATATAACTCCCTCAAATCCATGGCAAAAAGTAACATTACTTTTTTAGGGCGCGTTGATTTTGCCACCATGAAATATTATTTAGCAAAAGCGCGTTGTTTTGTGTATGGGGCGTTAGAAGATTTTGGTATTGCCATAGTGGAAGCTCAAGCCTGTGGTACACCTGTAATTGCTTATGCGGTGGGGGGCGCTGGGGAAACAGTGTTAGATATTCGAGAATATCCAAAAAATGGTACAGGTGTATTATTTAAAGAACAAAATAAGGAATCTCTAATGGAAGCAGTCAAGATATTTGAGGAAAAAAAATCCTTATTCAACCCTTATCAATGTCGTCTCAATGCTGAAAAATATAGCGTTAAAGTCTTTCAAGAGCAATTTTCCCAGTTTTATCAATCCGTTTTAAGGTAA